The following proteins come from a genomic window of Prionailurus viverrinus isolate Anna chromosome D1, UM_Priviv_1.0, whole genome shotgun sequence:
- the LOC125146494 gene encoding olfactory receptor 56B1-like, whose product MSASLKGSNSSKFQVSEFILMGLPGIHSWQHWLSLPLAILYLSAIGANILILVTICQDPALQQPMYSFLGILSVVDMGLATTIVPKILAIFWFDAKVISLPECFAQIYAIHCFVSMESGIFLCMAFDRYIAICHPLRYPSIVTKALILRATVLMVLRNSLFSLPVPVLAAQRNYCSRNEIEHCLCSNLGVTSLACDDWRPNSVCQLVLAWLVMGSDLGLIILSYTLILRSVLKLNSAEAASKALSTCSSHLILILFFYTVVVVISVTHLAETKVPLVPVLLNVLHNIIPPSLNPMVYALRTKELRAGFQKVFCLSLEKKTKHQRPSP is encoded by the coding sequence ATGTCTGCATCTCTGAAAGGCTCTAATAGCTCCAAGTTCCAGGTGTCTGAGTTCATCCTGATGGGACTCCCAGGCATTCACAGCTGGCAACACTGGCTCTCCTTACCATTGGCAATACTCTACCTCTCAGCAATTGGTGCTAATATCCTCATCCTCGTCACCATCTGCCAGGACCCTGCTCTTCAGCAGCCTATGTACTCTTTCCTAGGCATCCTCTCTGTGGTGGACATGGGCCTGGCCACCACCATCGTGCCCAAGATCCTGGCCATCTTCTGGTTCGATGCGAAGGTCATCAGCCTTCCTGAGTGTTTTGCTCAGATCTATGCCATTCACTGCTTTGTGAGCATGGAGTCTGGTATCTTCCTCTGCATGGCTTTCGATAGATACATAGCTATTTGTCACCCTCTTCGTTACCCATCAATTGTCACCAAGGCCTTAATCTTAAGAGCTACTGTGCTCATGGTACTAAGAAACAGTTTGTTTTCCCTTCCAGTGCCAGTGCTAGCAGCCCAGCGTAATTATTGTTCCAGGAACGAGATTGAGCACTGCCTGTGCTCTAACCTTGGGGTCACCAGCCTGGCTTGTGACGACTGGAGGCCAAACAGCGTCTGCCAATTGGTTCTGGCATGGCTTGTAATGGGGAGTGACCTTGGTCTTATAATATTGTCATACACTTTGATTCTGCGCTCTGTACTTAAACTGAATTCTGCTGAAGCTGCCTCCAAAGCTCTGAGCACTTGTAGCTCCCATCTGATCCTTATCCTATTCTTCTACACTGTTGTTGTAGTGATTTCAGTAACTCATCTGGCAGAAACTAAGGTCCCTTTGGTTCCAGTTCTACTCAATGTGCTGCACAACATCATCCCCCCTTCCCTCAACCCTATGGTTTATGCACTTAGGACTAAAGAACTTAGGGCAGGCTTCCAAAAGGTGTTTTGTTTGagcttagaaaagaaaacaaagcaccaGAGACCTTCTCCATGA
- the LOC125146493 gene encoding olfactory receptor 56B1-like — translation MSASLKGSNSSKFQVSEFILMGLPGIHSWQHWLSLPLAILYLSAIGANILILVTICQDPALQQPMYSFLGILSVVDMGLATTIIPKILAIFWFDAKVISLPECFAQIYAIHCFVGMESGIFLCMAFDRYIAICHPLRYPSIVTKALILRATVFMVLRNGLLSLPVPVLAAQRNYCSRNEIEHCLCSNLGVTSLACDDRRPNSICQLVLAWLVMGSDLGLIILSYILILRSVLKLNSAEASSKALSTCSSHLILILFFYTVVVVISATHLAETKVPLVPVLLNVLHNIIPPSLNPMVYALRTKELRAGFQKVFCLSLEKKTKHQRPSP, via the coding sequence ATGTCTGCATCTCTGAAAGGCTCTAATAGCTCCAAGTTCCAGGTGTCTGAGTTCATCCTGATGGGACTCCCAGGCATTCACAGCTGGCAACACTGGCTCTCCTTACCATTGGCAATACTCTACCTCTCAGCAATTGGTGCTAATATCCTCATCCTCGTCACCATCTGCCAGGACCCTGCTCTTCAGCAGCCTATGTACTCTTTCCTAGGCATCCTCTCTGTGGTGGACATGGGCCTGGCCACCACCATCATTCCCAAGATCTTGGCCATCTTCTGGTTTGATGCGAAGGTCATCAGCCTTCCTGAATGTTTTGCTCAGATCTATGCCATTCACTGCTTTGTGGGCATGGAGTCGGGTATCTTCCTCTGCATGGCTTTTGATAGATATATAGCTATTTGTCACCCTCTTCGCTACCCATCAATTGTCACCAAGGCCTTAATCTTAAGAGCTACTGTGTTCATGGTACTAAGAAACGGTTTGCTTTCCCTTCCAGTGCCAGTGCTAGCAGCCCAGCGTAATTATTGTTCCAGGAATGAGATTGAGCACTGCCTGTGCTCTAATCTTGGGGTCACCAGCCTGGCTTGTGATGACAGGAGGCCAAACAGCATCTGCCAATTGGTTCTGGCATGGCTTGTAATGGGGAGTGACCTAGGTCTTATAATATTGTCATACATTTTGATTCTGCGCTCTGTACTTAAACTGAATTCTGCTGAAGCTTCCTCCAAAGCTCTGAGCACTTGTAGCTCCCATCTGATCCTTATCCTATTCTTCTACACTGTTGTTGTAGTGATTTCAGCAACTCATCTGGCAGAAACTAAGGTCCCTTTGGTTCCAGTTCTACTCAATGTGCTGCACAACATCATCCCCCCTTCCCTCAACCCTATGGTTTATGCACTTAGGACCAAAGAACTTAGGGCAGGCTTCCAAAAGGTGTTTTGTTTGagcttagaaaagaaaacaaagcaccaGAGACCTTCCCCATGA